DNA from Salvelinus namaycush isolate Seneca chromosome 14, SaNama_1.0, whole genome shotgun sequence:
TGTAGAATAAGCTTTTTTTCAGACAGAACAGCTTTTAGAAAGCAACATACTCCTCTTCAATTAATTCTAACTGTGTAACAATATAATATATCAGGGATACAATTTTGGAATGCACTGCTCAGGTACAAGCCTTTGGAGCACCATATAAAGTAATTCCCCTCTGGGTACAAAAATATGTTCCATAATGgttacatacaggtaactgagtCTAAAGACAAATTAATTGCTTTTGCTCAACCTGAAAGTACTCTCCTAGAACTCACAATGAAACCAGAgaagtgcagtgtgtgtgtgcgtgtgtgtgtatgtgtgtgactccAATTTTCAATTTATTTTCTTTTTATCTGGCTACCGAGGCCAGAAAAAGTTAATTACCGCAGTGATTGAAGTCAGCCATGATAATGAGCACCTAAATTAGATTAGAATGAGACTTTTCCAAATGTTTTCTTTGCAAATTAGAAGAGTGGTCTGATGCCCACACACATACTCAATTATTAATGTTACTTGCCAAATGCTCTTTGAGCTTTGATATAAAAAAAGTTATTTACAATTTCAAAGTGCAGGCTTTGTTATCAAGGGTCGGGGAATAGAATTCTGTGTTGATGTAATGGCTATGTTAGTAATTATGTAATACGTATGGTGTAATTATTATGTCCATATGTAATAACTATGTAATAACCATGGTTATATGTCCTGTTGCCCTGTGCTGATGCCTCCTAGGCCTCATGTTGTCCACctacctgctcctcctcctctctcatggcAGGCATGGTGCTGATGGACAGGTTGACAGCCGTGATGGTGACAAACAGCACCGACAAACAGGCAAAGATCTTCCCTGGCAGGCCTGAGTGAGGCCTCTCCACCATGTCTCTCAGTTTGTTCATATAATGTCCCATCCGGGTCTCCGTAGCCCGGGCGGCGCTGCCCCTTCGGTGCCCGCTTTCGGTGTCCATCATcagctcctcctcctcgtcctcctggGCTGCCCGCTCCAGCTCGTCACACTCCTCCACCCGCTGGATGAGGCGGCGACGGCAGCACCACTCTAGgttctcctcagggaccccccaGTAGAGCAGCTCCTCCCTGAAGGAGAGGGCACACATCTCCCTGAGGGATCGCAGCTTCCCGGCCCGCAGGAAGGTCAGGATGGTGCGGAAGGCGCAGGGCGAACGATCGAAGAAGTACTCGTTGCTGGCAATGTCGTAATCATCGCAGACGCACATGATCTCGTCAAAGCTGCTGCAGAGGCGCAGCTGGCCAAGTCGGGACAGGGGGAAATCCTCCAAGGTGGTCCAGGGTAATTGATAACGCAGCCCGCCGACGTTGATAATGGCATGGAGTTTACGGGCAGCGGAGAGCGGGGTGGAGTTGGTGAGGAGGTGGTCTGGGTTCTCAGGCAGGAGTTGGGCCCGTTTGTAGAAGGCCCCCTTGAGGGCCTCTTGCTCTGACAGGGGCGGGGGTTGAGGGAGGAGTAGGGAGGCATCGGAGGCACAGCTCAGAGCGCTGTAGTCATAGTCTGAGCCGTCGCCTCCCAGCAGAGTCATCTTTACCTATACAGGCACAAAACCTCCATGTGCACTCCCACCGCAGCTCACATTCCTGTGGTCAACCTCTCACGGACACACCTTTACCTTCTGGAGGGAAAGGACAAACACAAAAAATCTCATATGAAAAGTGTACATGTACTATACACTCTTAAAAATACTCTTAAAGGGTTGTTAGAACCTTGTTAGAACCTATGGTTCTTGAGGGAAATATGGCCTTTTAGAATGTAAACATTTCTTGACCCTtgcattaaagggatagttcacacaaattacaaaattacattcGTTTCCTTACCATGTAACCAatttatggacaaggtatgacaataacccatgctttggtttagtttacctggcactgtttccaaatgATAAAGTTTTAGcgtttgtggcacaaatcccattctaGTCATGGAACTGACATTAGCATTTTTCGAGCATCATGTCCAAATTATTCCAAATAATTTAAAATGGATTGTAAAGCTCAACAAAGtctgtaacgactcccaccgaaggtggctcccct
Protein-coding regions in this window:
- the LOC120059613 gene encoding potassium voltage-gated channel subfamily G member 1-like — its product is MTLLGGDGSDYDYSALSCASDASLLLPQPPPLSEQEALKGAFYKRAQLLPENPDHLLTNSTPLSAARKLHAIINVGGLRYQLPWTTLEDFPLSRLGQLRLCSSFDEIMCVCDDYDIASNEYFFDRSPCAFRTILTFLRAGKLRSLREMCALSFREELLYWGVPEENLEWCCRRRLIQRVEECDELERAAQEDEEEELMMDTESGHRRGSAARATETRMGHYMNKLRDMVERPHSGLPGKIFACLSVLFVTITAVNLSISTMPAMREEEEQGKCSQMCYNIFIVETVCVGWFSLEFTLRFIQDRDKLAFLRRPLNLIDVVAILPYYITLVVDSYQGEKKLGSGSSYLDKVGLVLRILRALRILYVMRLARHSLGLQTLGLTARRCTREFGLLLLFLCVAIALFSPLLYLIENEMATTHEFSSIPATYWWAVITMTTVGYGDMVPRSIPGQVVALSSILSGILLMAFPVTSIFHTFSRSYVELKQEQQRLLQRRTHFLLRRRIGGLGSNMSLESDYPSCGSSGARDN